One window from the genome of bacterium BMS3Abin08 encodes:
- the macA_1 gene encoding macrolide export protein MacA: MKRTAIYTVLLLILFSAVFLIYGNLQKPVRVNAEKITRRELLVTVTATSTGTIKTDNEVKITTERPGKIRKVLVDEGDIVNRESPIAELTTDEIEIKLDQVRARLESVKLQAREKARYIKYLKKDIDAQIKETEAVLKDSRSRFNRYKELFHKGYVSGITFDTRKKERDVAEASYRRAAARRSQLDAEREAFNALKEKIKETEARDELTRLDYNRSFITSPIDGVITALPVKVGETLARGAPVATVSDTANLHIEAPVDEADAAKVSKGQEVRIIMDAYPDKVFYGTVSAISPVVLGKRLESKTFRVKVDFKNHPPMLKLGMSADVEIIVGKVRDSLIVPTQSIMEVKGKRYVYMISDNKARYREVQTGLYNWNFTEVGSGLKDGDVIVTNPDTPGLKDGVSVVYKKEQ, from the coding sequence ATGAAGCGAACGGCAATTTATACAGTTTTGCTGCTGATCTTGTTTTCTGCTGTATTCTTAATATACGGAAACCTTCAGAAACCGGTGCGGGTGAATGCCGAGAAAATAACGCGCAGGGAACTGCTTGTAACGGTAACTGCTACATCTACCGGAACCATAAAAACCGATAACGAAGTAAAGATAACCACGGAAAGACCCGGGAAAATAAGAAAAGTCCTTGTAGACGAGGGTGATATCGTTAATAGAGAAAGCCCTATCGCTGAATTGACAACGGATGAAATCGAGATTAAACTCGATCAGGTCAGGGCACGTCTTGAGTCTGTAAAACTACAGGCCAGGGAAAAGGCCCGTTATATCAAATATCTCAAAAAGGATATCGACGCACAGATCAAAGAGACAGAGGCCGTGCTAAAAGACTCAAGAAGCAGATTCAACCGATATAAAGAACTCTTCCATAAGGGCTATGTTTCCGGGATAACGTTTGATACAAGAAAAAAAGAAAGGGACGTTGCCGAGGCCTCATACAGAAGGGCGGCGGCAAGAAGATCGCAACTGGATGCTGAAAGGGAGGCTTTCAATGCCCTGAAGGAGAAGATTAAGGAAACAGAGGCCCGGGATGAATTGACAAGACTCGATTATAACAGATCGTTCATAACCTCCCCCATTGACGGTGTCATTACTGCATTGCCCGTAAAGGTGGGTGAAACCTTGGCAAGGGGTGCACCCGTGGCTACGGTTTCCGATACTGCTAATTTACATATAGAGGCCCCTGTAGATGAAGCGGATGCAGCAAAGGTAAGTAAGGGACAGGAGGTCAGAATAATCATGGATGCATATCCCGATAAGGTTTTTTATGGAACCGTCAGCGCCATTTCTCCTGTCGTGCTTGGAAAAAGACTTGAATCAAAGACATTCAGGGTAAAGGTGGATTTCAAAAACCATCCCCCCATGTTAAAGCTCGGGATGAGCGCCGATGTTGAGATAATAGTAGGTAAGGTCAGAGACAGCCTGATTGTTCCGACACAATCGATAATGGAGGTCAAGGGAAAACGCTATGTCTACATGATATCAGATAACAAGGCCCGGTACAGGGAGGTTCAGACGGGCCTCTATAACTGGAACTTCACGGAGGTCGGCAGCGGCCTCAAAGACGGTGACGTGATCGTCACGAACCCCGACACGCCGGGCCTTAAGGATGGAGTCAGTGTAGTCTATAAAAAAGAACAATAA
- the acsC gene encoding corrinoid/iron-sulfur protein large subunit: MNPIEVYKKLPRKNCGECPQKTCMAYALALIKGDATVEECPHTDEALRKDLSEYRGKDWRNTLIDTLKNDIKHIDFNAILSRLGGIDKDGKIMIKCLGTDYFIDRNGEITTQGHINPWIKILLLHYIKTGGVGEPTGEWVSFSELKSGMVKETSFRRDCEEPLRQLLDNNREEITLMIRRLGGREIHHPSADHAWKLYALPRVPVLILYRMEDEELNEYGESHVRILFDRSADRFLDVESLVFLLEGFIHIISRR; encoded by the coding sequence ATGAATCCAATTGAGGTTTATAAGAAACTGCCGAGGAAAAACTGTGGAGAATGTCCACAGAAGACCTGTATGGCATATGCCCTTGCCCTGATAAAAGGCGACGCCACGGTGGAAGAGTGTCCTCATACTGATGAAGCGCTACGCAAGGATCTAAGTGAATACAGGGGCAAAGACTGGAGAAACACTTTAATAGATACTTTAAAAAATGATATAAAACATATTGATTTTAATGCTATTTTATCACGCTTAGGAGGAATTGACAAGGACGGCAAGATCATGATCAAATGTCTTGGAACGGATTACTTTATCGACCGAAATGGAGAGATTACAACCCAGGGTCACATAAACCCCTGGATAAAGATCCTTTTGCTCCATTACATAAAAACCGGAGGAGTGGGTGAACCAACAGGTGAATGGGTCTCTTTTTCAGAATTAAAATCAGGCATGGTCAAGGAGACCTCCTTCCGCAGGGACTGTGAAGAACCCCTGCGTCAGCTCCTCGATAACAACCGTGAAGAAATAACCCTTATGATCAGAAGGCTTGGTGGAAGGGAGATACATCACCCATCTGCCGACCATGCATGGAAGCTGTATGCCTTGCCCAGGGTTCCTGTTCTGATCCTATACCGGATGGAGGACGAAGAACTCAATGAATATGGAGAGTCGCATGTCAGAATACTCTTTGACAGATCCGCCGACAGATTCCTCGATGTGGAATCATTGGTCTTTCTTCTCGAGGGGTTTATTCACATAATCAGCCGTCGTTAA
- the cshA gene encoding DEAD-box ATP-dependent RNA helicase CshA, with protein MESFESLGLSERTLKVLKEKGFEEPTPIQIKTIPAILAGNKDVIGQAQTGTGKTAAFGLPIIERLQEKSKTVQALVITPTRELAIQVADEINSLKGKKKLSIVPIYGGQSIELQLRSLKKGIDVVVGTPGRILDHLRRRTLKLDTISYLVLDEADEMLNMGFFEDVREIMDHTGPDKRIMLFSATMPMEIMQIAKKYMGEYDVMKVTKGELTVSQTDQIYFEVSAGDKFEALCRIIDIEEDFYGLVFCRTKIDAGNVANHLIERGYDADALHGDMSQSQREKILNKFKKRLLTILVATDVAARGIDVQNLTHVINYALPQDPESYVHRIGRTGRAGKEGNAITFITPEEYRKLQFIRREAKTDIRKGKLPKVKDLVRMKKRRIKADLKDIVKSRPRDAYLELANELMDINEPVDVLAALLEYTFQDELDEKGYTEIKDAVVVDSKGKTRLFVQQGKKDGLTRKKLVDFIEDKCGITSGKIRDLQILDKFSFVTLPFNEAEIVLSHFKKRRRDAGLFITKAKRNRK; from the coding sequence ATGGAATCTTTTGAAAGTTTAGGTTTGTCTGAAAGGACATTGAAGGTTCTGAAAGAAAAGGGATTTGAGGAACCCACCCCAATTCAGATAAAAACCATACCTGCCATACTTGCGGGGAACAAGGACGTTATCGGCCAGGCCCAGACAGGAACCGGTAAGACAGCAGCCTTTGGCCTCCCAATCATTGAACGCCTGCAGGAGAAGTCGAAAACGGTCCAGGCCCTTGTTATTACGCCGACGAGAGAACTGGCCATCCAGGTGGCTGACGAGATTAATTCATTAAAGGGGAAGAAGAAGTTGAGCATAGTCCCTATCTACGGCGGGCAGTCGATAGAACTGCAGCTGAGAAGTCTGAAGAAGGGAATCGACGTTGTTGTCGGCACACCCGGCAGGATACTCGACCATCTCAGACGCCGCACATTAAAGCTGGATACGATAAGCTATCTTGTTCTGGATGAGGCTGATGAAATGCTTAACATGGGCTTTTTTGAAGATGTCAGGGAAATTATGGATCACACCGGGCCGGATAAGCGGATCATGCTGTTCTCTGCCACGATGCCAATGGAAATAATGCAGATCGCCAAAAAATATATGGGCGAATATGATGTGATGAAGGTAACCAAAGGAGAACTCACGGTCAGTCAGACAGACCAGATCTACTTTGAGGTTTCTGCCGGGGATAAGTTCGAGGCCCTCTGCAGGATTATAGATATCGAAGAAGATTTTTACGGTCTTGTCTTTTGCAGGACCAAGATTGATGCCGGCAACGTTGCCAATCACCTGATAGAGCGAGGCTATGATGCAGATGCTTTACACGGTGATATGTCGCAAAGCCAGAGAGAGAAAATACTGAACAAGTTCAAAAAACGTCTGCTTACTATTCTTGTGGCAACCGATGTGGCAGCCAGGGGTATAGATGTTCAAAACCTCACGCATGTTATCAATTATGCCCTGCCCCAGGATCCGGAATCATATGTTCACAGGATCGGCCGCACCGGGCGGGCGGGTAAAGAGGGTAATGCCATAACGTTTATTACGCCGGAAGAGTACAGGAAACTGCAGTTTATACGGAGAGAGGCAAAAACCGATATTCGCAAAGGGAAACTGCCTAAGGTTAAAGATCTCGTCAGGATGAAAAAACGCAGGATTAAAGCAGATCTTAAGGATATTGTAAAATCCCGCCCACGGGATGCATACCTTGAACTGGCCAATGAGCTTATGGACATTAACGAACCAGTGGATGTGCTTGCGGCCCTTCTGGAATATACCTTCCAGGATGAACTGGATGAGAAAGGCTATACCGAAATAAAAGACGCAGTTGTTGTCGACAGCAAAGGTAAAACGAGACTCTTTGTGCAGCAGGGCAAGAAGGACGGGTTGACACGCAAGAAACTGGTGGATTTTATCGAGGATAAATGCGGTATCACAAGTGGAAAAATAAGGGACCTTCAGATTCTCGATAAATTTTCCTTTGTAACCCTCCCTTTTAATGAAGCTGAAATAGTACTGTCCCATTTTAAAAAGCGAAGAAGGGACGCGGGGCTTTTTATTACGAAGGCTAAAAGGAACCGTAAATAG
- the prs gene encoding ribose-phosphate pyrophosphokinase, whose protein sequence is MPKGIKLLSGNANQPLAKEIAEHLGETLTNTAVTAFSDGEIMVQINENVRGADAFVIQPTCTPVNHSIMELLLIIDALRRASASRITAVIPYYGYGRQDRKVQPRVPISSKLVANLIETAGTHRVLAMDLHAGQIQGFFDLPVDHLYATPVLLDYIRERYHNGDLVVVSPDAGGVERARAFAKRLGCSLAITDKRREKANVSQIMNVIGNVQGKDALILDDLIDTAGTTVQAAEVLMDKGAKSVSLACTHAVLSGPAVERLNGSPLNEVIVTNTIPLDSKKEQCSKIVVLSIAKIFAEAIKRIHEESSISSLFV, encoded by the coding sequence ATGCCAAAAGGTATCAAGCTGCTGTCTGGAAACGCTAACCAGCCCCTTGCAAAAGAGATAGCAGAGCATCTTGGTGAAACACTTACCAATACCGCCGTCACGGCCTTCAGCGACGGTGAAATTATGGTCCAGATTAACGAGAATGTCAGGGGAGCGGATGCATTTGTCATCCAGCCCACATGCACGCCTGTAAATCACAGTATAATGGAACTGCTTTTAATTATAGATGCCCTTAGACGGGCATCCGCCTCAAGGATAACCGCCGTAATTCCCTACTACGGGTACGGACGCCAGGACAGGAAGGTTCAGCCGCGGGTACCGATTTCCTCAAAACTCGTTGCAAACCTCATTGAAACAGCGGGCACACACAGGGTGCTTGCGATGGACCTCCATGCCGGACAGATACAGGGATTTTTTGATCTGCCCGTAGACCACCTCTATGCCACACCCGTCCTGCTGGATTACATTAGAGAGCGCTACCACAATGGTGACCTTGTCGTGGTGTCGCCTGATGCAGGTGGTGTCGAACGCGCAAGGGCCTTTGCCAAGAGGCTTGGCTGTTCACTGGCAATAACCGACAAAAGACGGGAAAAGGCCAATGTATCACAGATAATGAACGTTATAGGAAATGTGCAGGGCAAAGACGCCCTCATCCTTGATGACCTGATAGACACTGCAGGCACGACGGTTCAGGCGGCCGAGGTACTGATGGATAAGGGGGCAAAGTCGGTATCTTTAGCGTGCACCCATGCAGTCTTATCCGGTCCGGCTGTCGAGAGGCTGAACGGCTCACCCCTGAATGAGGTCATAGTAACAAACACCATCCCCCTTGACAGCAAAAAGGAACAATGTAGTAAAATAGTTGTTCTTAGCATTGCAAAAATCTTTGCTGAGGCTATAAAGAGGATTCATGAGGAATCCTCAATTAGTTCACTCTTTGTTTAG
- the trkH gene encoding trk system potassium uptake protein TrkH: protein MNWKAILNLTGVVILIMTAFMLLPIGVSIVAKSGDTLPLTYSFLISLLAGGSLFLLTGVGPKKDIRHRDGFVVVTIGWLLVTLFGSLPFLFSGTFSSFTDAYFEAMAGFTTTGASVLTAIEGTPAGILFWRSLTQWLGGMGIVLFSLAILPMLGGGGMQLFKAEVPEITIDKLRPRLVDTAKSLWYIYTSLTLLAAVLFYFGGMNIFDAICHAFTTLATGGFSTKNTSLAFFNSPFIDGVATVFMFLAGINYTIYFYAFRGDFSRFARSDEFRFYVRVTLVAILLVTLNIWKSDYNSIFEALRYSSLQVVSIMTTTGFATADYEKWSPFAQMALVTLMFFGGMIGSTGGGMKQVRIMLMFRQVYRELYHLIHPRAVTVIKLDTKHVPKEILGSIWGFVFLFIIIWVTATLLLTAQGIDLVTSASTVISALCNVGPALGTAGPAENYASLQVAAKWVLIFCMLVGRLEVYTVVVLFMPKFWEK from the coding sequence ATGAACTGGAAGGCGATTCTTAATCTTACAGGTGTCGTAATCCTTATAATGACGGCTTTTATGCTACTTCCCATCGGGGTATCGATAGTAGCAAAATCCGGGGACACCTTGCCGTTAACATACTCCTTTCTTATTTCCCTTCTTGCAGGGGGCTCTCTCTTTCTATTGACCGGGGTTGGCCCCAAAAAGGATATACGCCACAGGGACGGCTTTGTAGTTGTTACAATAGGATGGCTTCTTGTAACCCTCTTCGGTTCCCTTCCCTTTCTCTTCTCAGGGACATTTTCCTCATTTACCGATGCCTATTTTGAGGCAATGGCCGGATTCACAACTACGGGAGCATCCGTGCTGACCGCTATAGAAGGCACACCTGCGGGTATACTCTTCTGGCGGAGTTTAACCCAATGGCTTGGCGGGATGGGCATTGTGCTCTTCTCTCTTGCAATACTGCCCATGCTTGGCGGAGGAGGCATGCAGCTTTTCAAGGCGGAAGTCCCCGAGATCACCATCGATAAACTGAGACCACGCCTTGTGGACACGGCGAAATCACTATGGTATATATACACATCCCTGACCCTGCTTGCTGCCGTACTCTTCTACTTCGGGGGGATGAACATCTTTGACGCAATCTGCCACGCCTTTACAACCCTTGCCACCGGAGGCTTTTCAACAAAAAACACGAGTCTTGCCTTTTTTAACAGCCCTTTTATCGACGGGGTAGCGACAGTTTTTATGTTTCTTGCAGGAATAAACTACACAATATATTTCTATGCCTTCAGGGGGGATTTTTCCAGATTTGCAAGGAGCGATGAGTTCAGGTTCTATGTCCGTGTCACCCTCGTTGCAATCCTGCTGGTCACACTTAATATATGGAAAAGTGATTATAATAGTATATTCGAAGCACTCAGGTATTCATCACTACAGGTCGTCTCGATAATGACAACAACTGGATTTGCAACAGCAGATTATGAAAAATGGTCGCCGTTTGCTCAAATGGCACTGGTAACACTGATGTTTTTTGGAGGGATGATCGGCTCTACCGGAGGCGGGATGAAGCAGGTGCGGATCATGCTCATGTTCAGGCAGGTATACAGGGAGCTATACCATTTGATCCATCCAAGGGCGGTGACCGTCATAAAGCTCGATACAAAACACGTTCCGAAAGAGATCCTCGGCAGTATCTGGGGATTTGTTTTTCTCTTTATTATTATATGGGTTACAGCAACACTCCTGCTGACCGCCCAGGGGATAGATCTTGTAACATCCGCCTCAACCGTAATTTCCGCCCTGTGCAATGTCGGCCCCGCCCTTGGCACGGCCGGGCCTGCAGAGAATTATGCGTCACTGCAGGTAGCTGCCAAGTGGGTCCTGATCTTCTGCATGCTTGTCGGAAGGCTCGAGGTATATACCGTCGTTGTCCTCTTTATGCCGAAATTCTGGGAAAAATGA
- the hisF gene encoding imidazole glycerol phosphate synthase subunit HisF has protein sequence MLAKRIIPCLDVRDGRVVKGVNFVNIRDAGDPVENAIFYDEQGADELVFLDITASHEKRKIILDVVERTATDVFMPLTVGGGISDLDDIRDLLNSGCDKVSINTTAVRDPEFIRLAAERFGSQCIVVAIDAKRCNGASGEPPEWLVHNRGLNSLKLGTGSSEPPTPRWEVFTHGGRRPRGIDAVRWAEYMEELGAGEILLTSMDRDGTRDGFDIELTRTVSDGVGIPVIASGGAGTLQHLYEAVTAGKADAVLAASIFHYREYTVKEAKDFLRGRGVVVRPV, from the coding sequence ATGCTTGCAAAGAGAATAATACCATGCCTTGATGTCAGGGATGGCCGTGTGGTCAAAGGAGTGAACTTTGTCAATATCCGTGATGCCGGCGACCCTGTGGAAAATGCAATCTTCTATGATGAGCAGGGAGCCGACGAACTGGTCTTTCTTGACATAACGGCGTCACATGAAAAGCGGAAGATCATTCTTGACGTAGTTGAGAGAACCGCCACCGACGTATTTATGCCACTCACTGTGGGAGGAGGTATCAGTGATCTTGACGATATACGCGATCTCCTTAACTCCGGCTGTGACAAGGTCTCTATAAATACGACGGCTGTGCGCGATCCCGAATTTATAAGACTCGCTGCGGAGAGGTTTGGAAGCCAGTGTATAGTTGTGGCAATAGATGCAAAGAGATGTAATGGCGCAAGCGGCGAACCTCCCGAATGGCTTGTGCACAATAGAGGACTCAATTCTTTAAAACTCGGTACCGGCAGCTCGGAACCCCCAACCCCGAGGTGGGAGGTCTTTACTCACGGAGGCAGAAGACCACGGGGTATAGATGCCGTAAGATGGGCGGAGTATATGGAAGAGTTGGGAGCAGGAGAGATCCTGCTGACCTCGATGGACAGGGATGGGACCAGGGATGGTTTTGATATTGAACTCACAAGGACGGTTTCCGACGGGGTGGGTATCCCTGTAATCGCCTCCGGAGGGGCAGGAACACTTCAGCACCTCTACGAGGCTGTTACCGCCGGTAAGGCAGATGCAGTCCTTGCTGCTTCGATCTTTCATTACCGTGAGTATACCGTCAAGGAAGCAAAGGACTTTTTACGCGGCAGAGGCGTGGTTGTAAGACCGGTCTGA
- the pth gene encoding peptidyl-tRNA hydrolase, translating into MWLIVGLGNPGRKYHNTRHNIGFDVLENLAGELRLTPKIHDLYEYFEGVYEDNRLILLKPLTFMNLSGSAVSAIYRKKPVIPQQTIVIHDDLDLPVGKIKIRKKGSSGGHRGVRSIMESIGSSEFIRLKIGIGRAVDVPPEVYVLKKFTPDERETIRSSIQTASEAVLDIISTGVDAAMNRYNNSQQI; encoded by the coding sequence GTGTGGCTTATTGTCGGTCTTGGAAACCCTGGCAGGAAATACCATAACACACGCCATAATATCGGTTTTGACGTTCTTGAAAATCTTGCCGGAGAGTTACGCTTAACTCCAAAAATCCACGATCTCTACGAATACTTCGAAGGGGTTTATGAGGATAACAGGCTTATCCTTCTCAAACCCCTTACCTTTATGAACCTGAGTGGCTCAGCAGTAAGTGCAATATACCGGAAAAAGCCTGTTATACCACAGCAGACCATTGTAATCCATGATGACCTTGACCTACCGGTCGGTAAAATAAAGATCAGGAAGAAGGGCTCTTCAGGAGGTCACCGCGGGGTCCGGTCAATCATGGAATCCATTGGTTCATCCGAGTTCATAAGGTTAAAGATAGGTATCGGCAGGGCTGTTGATGTACCCCCCGAGGTATATGTTTTAAAGAAATTCACTCCTGATGAGAGAGAGACGATCAGATCATCCATCCAGACCGCATCAGAGGCCGTGCTCGATATCATAAGCACAGGTGTCGATGCTGCAATGAACCGTTACAATAACAGTCAGCAAATATAG
- the rplY gene encoding 50S ribosomal protein L25, with protein MERIDLNVEERTETGKGVARALRRDGYIPGVVYRAGKSTALKINKHDIVHLINSTLGEQVMVDLKFSNGKSSLALLKEYQVDPVKGELLHTDFYEVSLKEKVRVTIGLMLHGEPVGVKKEGGVLRQVLSEIEVECLPDNIPPHIEVDVTGLGAGQNVHVRDLSLPGEVRILTGPEEMIATVIAVSAEEEEVEEAVEGEAQEPEVVKKGKKEEGEEETASEK; from the coding sequence ATGGAAAGAATTGATTTAAATGTTGAGGAACGTACTGAGACCGGTAAAGGAGTTGCCAGGGCTCTCAGACGTGATGGATACATTCCTGGCGTTGTTTACAGGGCTGGAAAATCAACAGCCCTTAAGATCAACAAACACGACATAGTACATCTCATAAACTCTACCCTTGGAGAGCAGGTGATGGTGGACCTCAAGTTCTCAAACGGCAAGTCCAGCCTTGCACTCCTGAAGGAATACCAGGTCGATCCGGTTAAGGGTGAGCTGCTCCATACGGATTTCTACGAGGTCTCTCTTAAAGAAAAGGTCCGTGTCACTATAGGGTTGATGCTTCATGGAGAGCCCGTTGGAGTGAAGAAAGAAGGTGGTGTATTACGACAGGTGCTTTCAGAGATAGAGGTTGAATGCCTGCCGGACAATATCCCGCCCCATATTGAGGTCGATGTAACCGGTCTTGGAGCAGGCCAGAATGTTCATGTCAGGGATCTCTCACTGCCTGGAGAAGTAAGGATACTGACAGGCCCGGAAGAGATGATAGCGACCGTCATTGCGGTGAGCGCCGAGGAAGAAGAGGTTGAAGAGGCGGTTGAAGGAGAGGCCCAGGAACCGGAAGTTGTAAAGAAGGGCAAGAAAGAAGAAGGAGAGGAAGAAACCGCATCCGAAAAATAA
- the tkt gene encoding transketolase, with product MRIDELCINTIRFLAVDAVQKANSGHPGMPMGDAAMAYVLWNKFLKHNPKNPLWMNRDRFVLSAGHGSMLLYSLLHLTGYPLSLKDIKNFRQWGSKTPGHPEYDPETGIETTTGPLGQGFATGVGMAIAERYLREYFNKPGFPIVDFNIYAICSDGDLMEGVSSEAASLAGHLGLGNLIYLYSDNKITIEGSTDLAFTEDVAARFRAYGWHVQGVDGNDLKAIERVIREAKREKTRPSLIVARTHIAYGSPNKEGTPEAHGAPLGEEEVSLSKKNLGWPETPRFYVPGEALKHMKKAVGKGRAAENKWTTMTRRYRRKYPDLYNRFLEFTTGNLPDGWDSGLPEFRSADGPMATRSASGKVLNVLAGRVHNIIGGSADLAPSNNTYLKSFPVFGVKKKGRNIHFGVREHAMGAALNGMALTGGIIPYGGTFLIFSDYMRPAIRLASLMKQHVIYVFTHDSIALGEDGPTHQPVEQLSSLRSIPNFTEIRPADANETREAWKIALQHGNGPVALILTRQKVPVIDRKTYASEVNIRKGAYILADSGGKPELIILASGSEVHLAIEAYEGLVKQGMKVRVVNMASFRLFDGQSERYKKKVLPDDCRKRLAVEAGSSLSWYKYVGIEGDVVGVDRFGASAPYKVIYEKFGLTVDNIVGRSIKLLKK from the coding sequence ATGAGGATCGATGAACTCTGTATCAACACCATCAGGTTTCTTGCAGTAGATGCTGTACAGAAGGCAAACTCAGGACATCCCGGTATGCCCATGGGCGACGCTGCCATGGCATATGTGCTCTGGAATAAGTTTTTAAAGCACAACCCGAAGAACCCCCTCTGGATGAACAGGGACAGGTTTGTCCTGTCGGCAGGGCATGGTTCGATGCTTCTATACAGCCTTCTCCATCTCACCGGCTATCCCCTTAGCCTTAAAGATATCAAAAATTTCAGGCAGTGGGGGAGCAAAACCCCCGGGCATCCGGAGTATGATCCTGAAACCGGTATTGAAACAACAACCGGACCTCTTGGCCAGGGCTTTGCCACCGGTGTGGGAATGGCCATCGCGGAAAGATATCTGAGGGAATACTTCAATAAACCCGGATTTCCAATAGTGGACTTCAATATTTACGCAATCTGCAGCGATGGTGACCTTATGGAGGGTGTATCGTCCGAGGCCGCTTCCCTTGCCGGTCATCTTGGCCTTGGAAACTTGATTTATCTCTATTCCGACAACAAGATCACAATAGAGGGATCAACGGATCTTGCATTCACAGAGGATGTTGCCGCCCGTTTCAGGGCCTATGGATGGCATGTGCAGGGTGTAGACGGGAATGATCTCAAGGCAATAGAGCGGGTCATCAGAGAGGCAAAGAGGGAAAAGACGAGGCCGTCCCTGATTGTTGCAAGAACCCATATAGCTTACGGAAGTCCCAACAAGGAGGGAACCCCGGAAGCTCACGGTGCCCCTCTTGGAGAGGAGGAGGTATCACTTTCAAAGAAAAACCTCGGCTGGCCCGAGACCCCGAGGTTCTATGTGCCCGGAGAGGCGCTGAAGCATATGAAGAAGGCTGTAGGCAAGGGTAGGGCGGCAGAGAATAAATGGACAACAATGACCAGGAGATACAGGAGGAAATACCCTGACCTGTATAACAGGTTCCTGGAATTCACAACCGGCAACCTCCCTGATGGATGGGATAGCGGACTCCCTGAATTCCGTTCCGCGGACGGTCCCATGGCAACAAGGTCGGCCTCGGGCAAGGTACTGAATGTCCTTGCCGGGAGGGTACATAATATCATCGGCGGTTCTGCCGACCTTGCACCGTCCAACAATACATATTTAAAGAGTTTTCCCGTTTTCGGAGTTAAGAAAAAGGGACGGAATATCCACTTCGGTGTAAGGGAACACGCGATGGGAGCAGCCCTCAACGGCATGGCCCTGACAGGCGGCATTATTCCATACGGCGGGACCTTCCTGATATTTTCCGATTATATGAGACCTGCAATACGCCTTGCCTCACTTATGAAACAGCACGTTATTTATGTGTTTACCCACGATTCAATCGCACTCGGTGAGGACGGCCCCACACACCAGCCGGTTGAGCAGCTATCCTCTCTGAGATCTATTCCCAACTTTACCGAAATAAGACCGGCAGATGCCAATGAAACACGCGAGGCATGGAAGATAGCCCTCCAGCACGGCAATGGACCGGTTGCCCTGATACTCACGAGGCAGAAGGTCCCTGTTATCGACAGAAAGACCTATGCATCGGAGGTCAATATCAGAAAAGGTGCCTATATACTCGCCGATTCCGGGGGGAAGCCCGAGTTGATTATTCTTGCTTCAGGCTCTGAGGTTCATCTCGCAATAGAGGCCTATGAAGGGCTTGTCAAGCAGGGGATGAAGGTCAGGGTGGTGAATATGGCATCCTTCAGGCTCTTTGACGGGCAGTCGGAGAGATATAAAAAGAAGGTCCTCCCCGATGATTGCAGAAAGAGGCTTGCCGTCGAGGCAGGTTCTTCATTGAGCTGGTATAAGTATGTAGGAATCGAGGGTGACGTTGTAGGAGTGGACCGCTTTGGTGCATCCGCTCCATATAAGGTAATTTATGAAAAGTTTGGTCTGACCGTCGATAATATAGTCGGAAGATCAATAAAACTCTTGAAGAAGTAG